The Melitaea cinxia chromosome 13, ilMelCinx1.1, whole genome shotgun sequence sequence AATCACACCATCATCCTACACAGTTAGCTACCGTgggtaaatctttgtttcagagagcacgagggatctgcgatgagcgacacctggagaccgaacttcaacatgtcaagcaagtactgcgagacaacaagcttcgggtaccgcgtcctcatcgcagtgaacgtgtgaaaccagccaccgtcgaacgagtacctgctgtgctaccttttatgaaaggggtcactgacaagattggcttcatcttaaagcgtgcttctataaaaacttttttcaagccgccaaaaacgataagtcaatttttaccatctgtcaagtgtcatatacccttacaagatgcaggagtatacaagcttgattgtgactgtggtctctcttatataggacaaacaaaacgatcgatcaaaactcgcgttaaggaacatatagctgacttaaaacatcgtcgctatactaagtctgcaatctgtgaacacagtctagacacagctagccattatattagattcgataaaccacagatcctcgcaaaagaacaccgattccaaccaaggatgatccgtgaggctattgaaattaaaaaacatccaaatttcaatagagaagatggctggcaattaccacctgcttgggaccccattattaatataattaaatcaaaaaccaagcataattcaccacagattaaagactcaattagcacattctgcgtagataggactatataagatattgatgtatgtcgggtagtttcgaataactttgtaacgttgggacgtctgacacctcagtcctcccgtgaccatggttgctgtaaagtatccgaaacgtcgggaatcaaaagttaacaataaaccacgataaaatccgaaaaaagtgttttattaaatgagtaaaattcgcgtaaacattagaaaacaatatggatatattttactttaattatgtacattatatacatatatggatacttttaaatatatggtaaaacGCACTAAACTCGCTACGATTTACATGAAATTTGAACTTTTTGAGTATTGTATCACGCTCCTCCGAAAACTTGACTCTCTGGAGATGAAAAGCAAACTTTTTCGTTCGTtcatgtcgtaaataattaatagatcacaaaatgtttttaatgttagATAGTCATAAATCAAAtttcgtaaatattattttaggcGTACCCACAAGGTTCACTTTTAggatctttaatatatttttcaaattagtaATCGTGttggaaataaaattaaaatcctcTTCACTTCGACGAAGCAAAaatttacaagaaataaaaactattacagACTTTGTAGCCTTCAAAACTATTGTGACTGATTCGCAGAGTACATACGCTAATAAAACAACAACAGAAGTGATGGTAGATATTAAAATTGCATTTTGTTTTGCTGTCCTCAAAATTTCCCTCATACTCTTTAATAACCTTCTGTAAAGACTTGTATTAGTAGTGTGTttaatgtacaataaataatttaaataaataaataacctatACCGGCAACTAAGTTCGCGCACTTTGTTGATTGAATGAATATTAAACGGGATTTCTGCTCTTGGTTCAACTCAAATTCTGCCAAGTTTAAGTCATATCCATGTAGTAATTTCAGTGTGATGTACTGTCATGACACACAGGCAGCCagacaacaataaaaaaaaaatacaaacagatatattttcaaatatcgtCAATGTAGATAACTGGAGCTACTAGTCTTatcaaattacatatatttttttatttttgatcgGCTACGAGTATACCACTACAACTGAAAGAAACTTTATTATTCTTACTAGTTTCTCTCAATGACAGGATTAGAAAttagactatccgcgagagaacgaaagtaaccgacatagctcgCAGATTTAGcaaattgaagtggcagtgggctggtcatatGTGTCGCAGGAACGATGGCCTTTGAAGCAGACGTGTCTTAGAGTAGAGAGtacgtgttggcaaacgcagtgtgggacgtcctccactGGACCATCACTGTCTGACTGACAAAAAGTAGGGAAATtcaaacaaaacttaaaaaaactcAAGACATTAATACATTCTATGTATTATTCTGTAAGTTTATTTTACTTGTAAAGCTAAATTatgctatattaaaaaaaaattacagcacAGTAGCtcatatatttaatatcgtCTATTcactgttaattgtttttttatatacattatagatacataaatatctaaaattaaaaatctaaaaatgttACATCTGTTGTTGGACAAATTAATCTGAGTATCACAAAGAGGCTTTTATCATTTTCGGTCTCGACAAAATAAGATTATGAGCGTAGCTGCATTGTTTTgaagtttaattaattaggtTAACTACAAAATGCCTGAGGTGGCATTTTTATTTctacgtacatttttttataagagaATTGTCTGTACCATTTCCTATTGTTTATTATGtaacgattaaaatattttttcaccttTTCAACATTTGCTGGAAATTTCATTAGGTCATTAAAAATAGCAAGACACGCAGtcctaattatataaacatgattttatctaaaatgaaaaaaaaaatcttcaggaattatataaaacaaattgtgATACAATTCATGTGTCACCAGAAACGGCCTTGGCAGTGGAACGATATGAGAATAACGTAACAAGGTAAAATAGTTTTTTGGCCGCAAGTTTTGTGTTCGTTTACAAAAGAAAGTTCACAAGCAACGTGTTATCCTAATCAAATAATTGAAAGCAATCGATACATAAAATTGAACAGTATTAATGTTCCACGAATTCTCTTCAATTGaactattttgattataataGCAAAGGCcaaagttttacaattaaaattcagCTTGACGTTTGTTGAGTCTAATAGAAAAGCAATGTGGAGGAATCCATTAGAGTGGAATACTGTGTAAGCGGTCGGATCTTGTCAAAACTTTACCCACATGTGATGCATAGGCATGCGGTGCTATTAAAGTTCTAGATTGTTACAAATTCATAGTAGTtcgtactattttttttttaattaaataaacgtaCAAGACCGAAATTCATTCATTATTCAGTGAATAACgtgaaaaagaatatttaaaccAATAACGCGGTCTTAGACAGCGCTTGCACAGTAACTTTTGCTAGTAATTCAATATTACGTATTCTTGTTAGATAATGGTACAAACGTGTACTACGTACATATATGGAATACTAGCAACTGTTTGCAAATTGTTATTTCTGGCCATTTCTTCAATAACTGGCCATTAACAGTATCATAAATGACTATAAACTAAGTAAAGAAATGTTAAAATGCGTTAATATACActaacattaaaaatgttttcaatttaaatatggaACAAAAAATTTCAACGGATTTGCATAGTAAGAGTTATTTAATACACATGCGTCAAGCAATCAAAACTTATAGAGTACTTCAATTACTTTTATTGAACTAAATTGAGTGTGCTTTACGTTAAGACGCTAGACAGTTGTTACACAAAGTGATCGCTGTTTTTggataagtttaatttttgtatctaAAGTATACTTAttcgaaattaattttgatcGTAGATTATTTAATACTGTTATGAAGATAATAGAcatttatctttaaatatacatttatttttaagtgcTAACAACATTATGACAttgattttaaactttataattttgtatacttTCTTAAGATACTAGACGAAATCATTgtttatacattttcaatataaaatattataatataattataacattattatcatGAAAAGAGGTGATAACTTGATACTCTTAAATAAGAGTTGATATCAACTTCATTTTTCTAcgacatatagatatataatggAGATCCATTGATATAAAATTCAAACCAATATTTGTCTCTGTAAAACCAATTACTTACCAaaacttattatctaattaCTATCAATCCTCATAgccattaataataaaagttatgatCGTATTAGGTTTTATTATGTATAGGCATTAAAGAccaaattatatgaaaataaacataaaatgcCACAGATAATATCATTAATACTTAGTCATTATTTCGGAACCCCACCATTGTCTTCATACGCGCTCGTAGAAACGGTCAACTTTGTGAGATTCTTTTTATGTCTCTCTTGATACTTAGATTCAACGaggcaataataaaaatcgtaaCGGGAAATTGGAATAGATTTAGCGCCATAAACTTAAAATCCTGAATTTTGTATAGGCGTAgtaaatgatgtttttttttaattcacgttttagtttaatacaaaaaaaaaaatacataaggtattaaaaatatatgttatctTATGATTTATGTAGctattatctaaaataaaatcaaatttcgatgtgatgaaaataaaaatcagattatagttatagtatattttatacaacCTTATCGATCCTAAAAATAAGTATTGACGTACAAAGTATTTAATGTGGTAAAGggtaaaaaacacatttaacaATGTATCAACTGATAAAATATCAGTAAATATAATCATCACAAAACAAAGTTCAAGGAGcactttaattttcattaataaatgttattcttacccttaaatattagttattacCTATGACATCGTCATCCTTAGTAGAAACATGAAACTTGCGTGAAAACTTTAAGCCGACTTTACACGTATTTCACGGCTACGTCAAAGCATAGGCTGAAGTTTTGCCATTCGTGATATTTATTGCTGTTAAATATAGGTTCCGATATGAGACAGTGTAACACGAGTATTAATAtacatgtatttaatttaagtgtATGTTTAATGTATGCAAATTATAAACGaagtattacttatttattttaaataatttgacagTTTTTAAAGACTCGTATAATTGTGATGTTAGTGAACTTAGCAGATCATTGTCCAGCAgatcaaaaataaatgtgaGTTCTTATCGCATGCAGCTGAGTTCTACAGTTCCTGATACTTTTTAGAAATAGTTCCGGCGTTTTTACCCTAAAAAAAGACAATTGAAAAAATGCTCTGCCAACTTCCCGCAGCAGATCATTTTATAGGAGGGCTGAAATAAACGTGAGTTCTTATCGCATGCGAATGAGTTCTACAGTTCCTGATACTTTTTAGAAATAGTTCCGGcgtttttaccttaaaaaaatacatttgacaAAACGATCTGCCACCTTCCCGCAGCAGATCATTTTATAGCAGGGCAGAAATAAACGTGATTTCTTATCGCATGCAGCTGAGTTCTACAGTTCCTGATACTTTTAAGAAATAGTTCCGGtgtttttaccttaaaaaaagacaattgaCAAAATGATCTGCGAACTTCCCGCAGCAGATCATTTTTTAGCATaacttaaatcatcatcatttataGCATAGATCATTTTATGACAAATTATTGTGAAAGGCTAGAACTCTTCCGATTCTCGCAGATACGcataggaactttaatttaaaactcgattcgagaccagaactcacgttaaaatgccagcagatcacggtTGAACAGCTCTTAAGTAAGAAAACACGTTTtaagtcatttcaaattattgtgaaatgctagaactcttccgtttctcacagatacgcataggaactttaatttaaaactcgattcgagaccagaactcacgttaaaatgccagcagatcacggtagaacagcTCTTAAGTAAGAAAATACTGTTCCAGTCGTTTTAAATTATCGTGAAATCCTAGAACTCTTCCGTTTCTCACAGATACGTataggaactttaatttaaaactcgattcgagaccagaactcacgtcaaaatgccagcagatcacggtagaacagcTCATAAGTAAGAAAACACATTTTAAGTCATTTCAAGTTATTGTTAAAAGCTAGAACTCTTTCGTTTCTAACAGATGCGCATAGGAACTGTAAAACAAAACCCGATTTCAGTCCAGGACTCAAGTTTaaatgccagcagatcacggtagaacagttataagtaagaaaacacgttttaataatttaaaacgactTGAACAGTATTTTCCTACTTAAGAGCTAttctaccgtgatctgctggcattttaacgtgagttctggtcttgaatcgagttttaaattaaagttcctatacgtatctgtgagaaacgaaagagttctagcatttcacaataatttgaaatgacttaaaacgtgttttcttacttataactgttctaccgtgatctgctggcatttAAACTTGAGTCCTGGACTGAAATCGGGTTTTGTTTTACAGTTCCTATGCGCATCTGTTAGAAACGAAAGAGTTCTAGCTTTTAACAATAACTTGAAATGACTTAAAATGTGTTTTCTTACTTATGAGTtgttctaccgtgatctgctggcattttaacgtgagttctggtctccaatcgagttttaaattaaagttcctatgCGTATCTGTGAGAAACGGAAGAGTTCTAGCATTTCACGATAATTTAAAACGACTGGAACAGTATTTTCTTACTTAAGAgctgttctaccgtgatctgctggcattttaacgtgagttctggtctcgaatcgagttttaaattaaagttcctatACGTATCTGTGAGAAACGGAAGAGTTCTAGGATTTCACGATAATTTAAAACGACTGGAACAGTATTTTCTTACTTAAGAgctgttctaccgtgatctgctggcattttaacgtgagtcctggtctcgaatcgagttttaaattaaagttcctatgcgtatctgtgagaaacggaagagttctagctttttacaataatttgaaatgacttaaaacgtgttttcttacttaagagctgttctaccgtgatctgctggcattttgacgtgagttctggtctcgaatcgagttttaaattaaagttcctatACGTATCTGTGAGAAACGGAAGAGTTCTAGGATTTCACGATAATTTAAAACGACTGGAACAGTATTTTCTTACTTAAGAgctgttctaccgtgatctgctggcattttaacgtgagttctggtctcgaatcgagttttaaattaaagttcctatgcgtatctgtgagaaacggaagagttctagctttttacaataatttgaaatgacttaaaacgtgttttcttacttaagagctgttctaccgtgatctgctggcattttaacgtgagttctggtctcgaatcgagttttaaattaaagttcctatgcgtatctgtgagaaacggaagagttctagctttttacaataatttaaaacgacTGGAACAGTATTTTCTTACTTAAGAgctgttctaccgtgatctgctggcattttaacgtgagttctggtctcgaatcgagttttaaattaaagttcctatacgtatctgtgagaaacggaagagttctagctttttacaataatttgaaatgacttaaaacgtgttttcttacttaagagctgttctaccgtgatctgctggcattttaacgtgagttctggtctcgaatcgagttttaaattaaagttcctatgCGTATCTGTGAGAAACGGAAGAGTTCTAGGATTTCACGATAATTTAAAACGACTGGAACAGTATTTTCTTACTTAAGAgctgttctaccgtgatctgctggcattttaacgtgagttctggtctcgaatcgagttttaaattaaagttcctatgCGTATCTGTGAGAAACGGAAGAGTTCTAGCATTTCACGATAATTTAAAACGACTGGAACAGTATTTTCTTACTTAAGAgctgttctaccgtgatctgctggcattttaacgtgagttctggtctcgaatcgagttttaaattaaagttcctatgcgtatctgtgagaaacggaagagttctagctttttacaataatttgaaatgacttaaaacgtgttttcttacttatgagctgttctaccgtgatctgctggcattttaacgtgagttctggtctcgaatcgagttttaaattaaagttcctatgcgtatctgtgagaaacggaagagttctagcatttcacaataatttgaaatgacttaAAACGTGTTTTCTTACTTAAGAGCTGTTCAaccgtgatctgctggcattttaacgtgagttctggtctcgaatcgagttttaaattaaagttcctatgCGTATCTGCGAGAATCGGAAGAGTTCTAGCCTTTCACAATAATTTGTCATAAAATGATCTATGCtataaatgatgatgatttaagttATGCTAAAAAATGATCTGCTGCGGGAAGTTCGCAGATCATTTTGtcaattgtctttttttaaggtaaaaacgCCGGAACTATTTCTTAAAAGTATCAGGAACTGTAGAACTCAGCTGCATGCGATAAGAAATCACGTTTATTTCTGCCCTGCTTTAAAATGATCTGCTGCGGGAAGGTGGCACATCATTTTGTCAAATGtctttttttaaggtaaaaacgCCGGAACTATTTCTAAAAAGTATCAGGAACTGTAGAACTCATTCGCATGCGATAAGAACTCACGTTTATTTCAGCCCTCCTATAAAATGATCTGCTGCGGGAAGTTGGCAGAGCATTTTTTCAATTGTCTTTTTTTAGGGTAAAAACGCCGGAACTATTTCTAAAAAGTATCAGGAACTGTAGAACTCAGCTGCATGCGATAAGAACTCACATTTAATTTTGATCTGCTGGACAATGTTCTGCTAAGTTCACtaacatataattgtgtttgcctcgcaaacgaaagaaaagtatgtgtgtcagctccgacgcacgactgaagtttgctccttcagatcgactgtctaaataaaggcaactagtctaagaaaaagattaataccatatcaaatggtaaataaacgaattaaatGACGGCATCTATCATATATAAACGAATAAATGGcattacgagaaacgtaactaGGTCACtagttcagtagattttactcctcatatttttatatCCCGGTATGCCGGCCcaatatgaaaatcgattcttatttatttatttcttatttattattactttattgcacaatacattaaagaattgtacaaaaggcgggcttaatgctaaaagcattctctaccagccaaccttaggccATAcgagagcagacgtttgtaggtgtgcaattcttagggagtaaactccaaaaaccgacttaaattatatcgacTAGTAATGCGACGTAAGTAGCCGGTAAAACTGTCAATCAAATACAGATgattagagatagctcaaacAGTATTTAtgagatctcgattaaattgaaatgtggcaacatgacaaacaccacatctcaatttaaaaacaaaaacaaaatcgctACACGCAGTAATAAGTTAGGTGgtcacacataaaaatacattcgaaatAAGAACCTTCTCTTTTTATTCATGGGCTTattggctttcagttgtgccagggggcattgtcgatttcgccaatgtcacgtgggatagaGAAGacaacctcctcttttttgaagtaatttaaaaataatgaatacaaaGTTATTTTGTATACAATCAAGACACTGTAATTAAAAACAGAATACAAGACGTTGTTATGACAGACAACTGATAATGATCGTCACAAATAGCAGGTAATGTATcaaccaacccgcagtggagcagcgtggtggattaagctccaacacttcttctacatagagaaagaggcctatgtcccaCAGTGGAATGATACACGCTCAACCTaccaatcaaaaaataataatacattgcaaatatgatcttgtgtatttatatcttatatataaaatgctcgtgtcacaatgttaggtaacatacatgataacaaccgggaccgacggcttaacgtgctctccgaggtacggtggagaaacccacaaggactgcacaaacacccagggcacggcaaacacctgtatggccagcacaaatgtttgtcatgtggacTGTCATTGTCACTGtcactggaccgatttttatgaaattttgtgtgcatatcgggtaggtttgacaatcggctaacatctattttgcCTActcttaagttataagggggggaatAAAggcgttaataacatatatggcaaaacaatgtttgcggggtcagctagtcctatatataaaattctcgtgtcataattttagttaaaatactcctccgaaacggctggaccgatttatatatatacggtcttACGGTTGgttgttcctatggtaagcaacttgatgcttgtgttacaggtaacagccgactgttattactatttttttttaattttacttagaaataatacatttaaaaatatataaatacaaatacaaatattacactcagacttaGGCGAGAATGGaatccgcaacccgcggaacagataGCACTACGCTAAACGTTTTACCAGAAAAACTTATCAATAGAATCATCTTGATTCTATTTATATGCtccaatataaaaatacttttaacataaatcaatctaataaaaataaagcaaatgTCTCCCGTACACAAATCTTGATACTGAGTTTTGcagtaaaaactaaaatttttaaccgtatatatatatatatatatatatacggttaaaaattatatatatatatgttcggtgataactccgtcatttataaaccgattttgataattctgtttttgttggaaaggagatatccctagtttggtatcatgataaggaaaccaggatctgatgatgggatcccagagaaatcaagagaAAATCTCGaaaacccgcataactttttactgggtgtaccgattttgatgatttttagcTTAATCAAAAGCcagtgtttatcatgtggtcacatttaaaattcatcgagatctgattacaacttttggagtaatccttgataatgcgtatttacttgaccattttttagtctacccacgttgtattacttgtcgatataattgaagtcggtttttcttcgtttgc is a genomic window containing:
- the LOC123659125 gene encoding uncharacterized protein LOC123659125; amino-acid sequence: MVSFDVQSLFTCLPVEDCISIVSRKLKENDMPIEYADLLKHCLTSGYMLWNNQFYKQVDGVAMGSPVSPVVADIFMEDFEETALRTSPIIPRFYKRYVDDTFTILPSDKVSIFLQHLNSINSKIQFTMELEANKSLAFLDVLVIRNPNNTLSHTVYRKHTHTDRYLNGESHHHPTQLATVGKSLFQRARGICDERHLETELQHVKQVLRDNKLRVPRPHRSERVKPATVERVPAVLPFMKGVTDKIGFILKRASIKTFFKPPKTISQFLPSVKCHIPLQDAGVYKLDCDCGLSYIGQTKRSIKTRVKEHIADLKHRRYTKSAICEHSLDTASHYIRFDKPQILAKEHRFQPRMIREAIEIKKHPNFNREDGWQLPPAWDPIINIIKSKTKHNSPQIKDSIST